The following coding sequences lie in one Hippoglossus hippoglossus isolate fHipHip1 chromosome 14, fHipHip1.pri, whole genome shotgun sequence genomic window:
- the xrra1 gene encoding X-ray radiation resistance-associated protein 1 isoform X3 produces MAAAFFPMLREIDIRSNPLTTHRSGDPPLLTYYLQERLGITIKRKETREVVKMPLKVSTDPKWKVEERIPKVSKKHLLMDEETVKKTSEFEGKNNEDGPLTENTDNFFVTQAADVSKLDEKETAENEDATVPEKFHHYQTLMDAKPNPGEVEPVGIQTAVRMLEHTLKTLNVYRDSKPKSDSIQMPHREKERRIKDLPPLKPAKQPAERVDEMLKEIRESTTIRELALSNAIDGTRVNKQEHKEVLSLLRDMKTKYKMLHKKSIEQLASVESDRNTDLHEAPPPPGQTL; encoded by the exons ATGGCCGCCGCTTTTTTCCCCATGCTTCGTGAAATCGATATTCGCTCCAACCCTCTGACCACACACAGAAGCG GAGACCCTCCCTTACTGACCTACTACCTCCAGGAGAGACTGGGGATAACAATAAAGCGTAAAGAGACACGAGAAGTTGTGAAGATGCCACTGAAAGTGTCCACTGATCCAAAATGGAAG gtggaagaaagaaTCCCAAAGGTGTCAAAGAAACACTTGCTGATGGACGAGGAAactgtaaagaaaacatcagagttTGAGGGAAAGAACAACGAAGACGGCCCcctcacagaaaacactgataaCTTCTTTGTCACTCAG GCAGCAGACGTTTCTAAATTGGATGAAAAAGAGACGGCGGAGAACGAGGACGCCACCGTTCCTGAAAAATTCCACCATTACCAAACGTTGATGGACGCGAAACCAAACCCTGGTGAGGTGGAGCCCGTTG GAATTCAAACAGCTGTTCGGATGCTggaacacacactgaaaactctCAATGTTTACAGAGACTCAAAACCAAAATCTGATAGCATCCAGAtgccacacagagagaaagagagaagg ATAAAAGATCTTCCACCTCTGAAACCAGCGAAGCAGCCGGCAGAGAGGGTGGATGAAATGCTCAAGGAAATCAGAGAGAGTACAACGATAAGAGAACTCGCCCTGA GCAATGCCATAGATGGCACACGTGTTAACAAGCAAGAACATAAGGAAGTGTTATCGCTGCTGAGGGACATGAAGACAAAGTACAAGATGCTGCACAAGAAAAGCATTGAACAACTAGCCAGCGTTGAGTCTGACAGAAACACCGACCTTCATGAAGCTCCACCCCCACCTGGTCAGACGCTCTAA
- the xrra1 gene encoding X-ray radiation resistance-associated protein 1 isoform X1: MTAASCKLEDGQRHATKCFPARSLLHRRKDGGGHWLVAYRKAEEQSYSHVHRRIKETHKEHENIAVTDAPHGHTLNGPFLLRLHCVEKPSELCTVHISEQELDSVKPEDLKMFDSVAYIDASVNLLSLGSFSSFVSLRELNLSVNGIHNMTFDASDFPHLQVLDLSYNSLSADDVVSIGRLPRLKVLHLTGNQLHHLPPDLGSTQLSAAEEDSQFKALEVLTLDDNKLSSGVFNSLRNLKRLKYLNLQGNRISEIPYMQPTGPLEPASISEKEPGEDEPAAHTEPDPNNDESVERISQENL, encoded by the exons ATGACTGCTGCGTCCTGTAAACTGGAGGATGGACAGAGACATGCAACCAAATGTTTCCCTGCTCGGTCATTGCTCCATCGAAGGAAGGACG GTGGTGGACACTGGCTTGTGGCTTACAGGaaggcagaggagcagagttaCAGTCACGTGCACAGACGGATTAAAGAGACTCATAAAGAACATGAGAACATTGCAGTGACTGATGCTCCTCACGGTCACACGTTAAATGGACCGTTCCTC CTGCGGTTACATTGTGTGGAGAAACCATCTGAGCTGTGCACCGTTCACATCAGTGAACAGGAGCTGGATTCT GTGAAGCCTGAAGATCTCAAGATGTTCGATAGCGTAGCTTATATCGATGCCTCTGTCAACCTCCTGTCTTTAG GGTCTTTCAGCAGTTTCGTGTCTTTACGAGAACTCAATCTGTCGGTAAACGGGATTCACAACATGACGTTTGATGCCTCTGACTTCCCTCATCTCCAG GTTTTGGATTTATCCTACAACAGTCTGTCAGCTGACGATGTTGTTTCCATCGGTCGTCTTCCTCGTCTAAAAGTGCTTCATCTGACTGGAAATCAgcttcatcatcttcctcctgaTCTGGGATCCACTCAGCT gtcagCTGCAGAAGAAGACTCACAGTTTAAAGCTCTGGAAGTTCTGACGCTTGATGACAACAAACTTTCCTCTGGAGTCTTCAACAGTCTCAGAAACCTGAAAAG gttaaagtatttaaatctaCAGGGGAACCGCATTTCTGAAATCCCATACATGCAACCAACGGGGCCTTTAGAACCTGCATCCATTTCTGAAAAGGAACCCGGGGAAGACGAACCTG CAGCTCACACTGAGCCAGACCCCAACAACGATGAATCTGTCGAGAGAATCTCACAG GAAAACCTGTAG
- the xrra1 gene encoding X-ray radiation resistance-associated protein 1 isoform X2, translated as MTAASCKLEDGQRHATKCFPARSLLHRRKDGGGHWLVAYRKAEEQSYSHVHRRIKETHKEHENIAVTDAPHGHTLNGPFLLRLHCVEKPSELCTVHISEQELDSVKPEDLKMFDSVAYIDASVNLLSLGSFSSFVSLRELNLSVNGIHNMTFDASDFPHLQVLDLSYNSLSADDVVSIGRLPRLKVLHLTGNQLHHLPPDLGSTQLSAAEEDSQFKALEVLTLDDNKLSSGVFNSLRNLKRLKYLNLQGNRISEIPYMQPTGPLEPASISEKEPGEDEPAHTEPDPNNDESVERISQENL; from the exons ATGACTGCTGCGTCCTGTAAACTGGAGGATGGACAGAGACATGCAACCAAATGTTTCCCTGCTCGGTCATTGCTCCATCGAAGGAAGGACG GTGGTGGACACTGGCTTGTGGCTTACAGGaaggcagaggagcagagttaCAGTCACGTGCACAGACGGATTAAAGAGACTCATAAAGAACATGAGAACATTGCAGTGACTGATGCTCCTCACGGTCACACGTTAAATGGACCGTTCCTC CTGCGGTTACATTGTGTGGAGAAACCATCTGAGCTGTGCACCGTTCACATCAGTGAACAGGAGCTGGATTCT GTGAAGCCTGAAGATCTCAAGATGTTCGATAGCGTAGCTTATATCGATGCCTCTGTCAACCTCCTGTCTTTAG GGTCTTTCAGCAGTTTCGTGTCTTTACGAGAACTCAATCTGTCGGTAAACGGGATTCACAACATGACGTTTGATGCCTCTGACTTCCCTCATCTCCAG GTTTTGGATTTATCCTACAACAGTCTGTCAGCTGACGATGTTGTTTCCATCGGTCGTCTTCCTCGTCTAAAAGTGCTTCATCTGACTGGAAATCAgcttcatcatcttcctcctgaTCTGGGATCCACTCAGCT gtcagCTGCAGAAGAAGACTCACAGTTTAAAGCTCTGGAAGTTCTGACGCTTGATGACAACAAACTTTCCTCTGGAGTCTTCAACAGTCTCAGAAACCTGAAAAG gttaaagtatttaaatctaCAGGGGAACCGCATTTCTGAAATCCCATACATGCAACCAACGGGGCCTTTAGAACCTGCATCCATTTCTGAAAAGGAACCCGGGGAAGACGAACCTG CTCACACTGAGCCAGACCCCAACAACGATGAATCTGTCGAGAGAATCTCACAG GAAAACCTGTAG
- the neu3.1 gene encoding sialidase-3.1: MGNTASKSGSMEELVKTTLFEKELSGITYRIPALVYLRHSRTFLAFAEKRASPQDQDAKILVMRRGTLKDDGTVQWSPSQELSTALLPNRRTMNPCPVYEKNSKMLFLFFVCVWGNTTERRQILTGKNKARLCCVSSSDDGQTWSPAKDLTESVVGETIHKWATFAVGPGHGVQLENGRLIIPAYAYYVPYRCCSYPIPFTVYPRALSIYSEDFGQTWHIGKMLRKKSCECEMAEIIDHEGRSHLYCNARHNGGHRCEALSENSGLYFDKPHTARELVEPPTGCQGSIIGFPAPEFVPNDDAESKACGTSLLSPDTQTWLLFMHPTKKCSRRDMGVYLNRSPLHSSGWDRPRIFHRGPSGYSDLAYNGDKDQFSCLMECGKESELEQIAFMSFTLNDVMQTGGKKGKKMH, encoded by the exons ATGGGGAACACGGCGTCGAAGAGTGGCAGCATGGAGGAACTGGTCAAGACAACTTTGTTCGAGAAGGAGCTCAGTGGGATCACATACAGGATCCCTGCTCTCGTCTATCTGAGGCACAGTCGCACCTTCCTCGCCTTTGCAGAGAAAAGAGCCTCCCCTCAGGATCAGGATGCCAAAATTCTAGTGATGAGAAGAGGGACGCTGAAAGATGACGGAACTGTTCAG TGGTCCCCCAGTCAGGAGCTGTCAACAGCGCTCCTACCGAACCGCCGCACCATGAACCCTTGCCCGGTGTatgagaaaaacagcaaaatgttgtttttattcttcgTCTGCGTGTGGGGAAACAccacagagaggaggcagatcCTCACAGGTAAGAACAAGGCCCGCCTCTGTTGTGTTAGCAGCAGTGATGACGGGCAAACTTGGAGTCCAGCAAAAGACTTGACAGAGAGTGTGGTTGGCGAAACTATCCACAAGTGGGCCACGTTCGCTGTGGGTCCAGGCCACGGTGTTCAGCTGGAGAACGGCAGGTTGATCATCCCCGCCTACGCCTACTACGTCCCTTACAGATGCTGTTCCTACCCCATTCCTTTCACAGTGTACCCACGTGCACTGTCCATTTATAGCGAGGACTTTGGACAGACGTGGCATATAGGTAAGATGCTTCGAAAAAAGTCGTGTGAATGCGAAATGGCAGAGATTATAGACCACGAGGGCAGGAGTCATCTTTACTGCAATGCCCGTCACAACGGAGGTCACAGATGCGAGGCCCTAAGCGAAAACAGCGGCTTGTATTTCGACAAGCCCCACACGGCCCGAGAGCTCGTCGAACCACCTACGGGTTGTCAGGGCAGCATCATCGGCTTCCCCGCTCCAGAATTTGTCCCGAACGACGACGCCGAAAGCAAAGCTTGCGGCACGTCCCTCTTGTCTCCCGACACACAAACCTGGCTCCTCTTCATGCATCCGACCAAAAAGTGTAGTAGAAGGGACATGGGTGTGTATTTGAACCGGTCCCCCCTGCACTCGTCGGGATGGGACCGTCCCAGGATTTTCCACAGGGGACCCAGCGGCTACTCGGACCTGGCCTACAACGGAGACAAGGATCAGTTCTCGTGCCTGATGGAGTGCGGGAAAGAGAGTGAACTTGAGCAGATTGCCTTCATGTCGTTTACCCTTAATGATGTCATGCAGACAGGCGgtaagaaaggaaagaagatgCATTGA
- the xrra1 gene encoding X-ray radiation resistance-associated protein 1 isoform X4, which produces MTAASCKLEDGQRHATKCFPARSLLHRRKDGGGHWLVAYRKAEEQSYSHVHRRIKETHKEHENIAVTDAPHGHTLNGPFLLRLHCVEKPSELCTVHISEQELDSVKPEDLKMFDSVAYIDASVNLLSLGSFSSFVSLRELNLSVNGIHNMTFDASDFPHLQVLDLSYNSLSADDVVSIGRLPRLKVLHLTGNQLHHLPPDLGSTQLKFTKIQDAFETVFKLTRRWRTHVPDSHS; this is translated from the exons ATGACTGCTGCGTCCTGTAAACTGGAGGATGGACAGAGACATGCAACCAAATGTTTCCCTGCTCGGTCATTGCTCCATCGAAGGAAGGACG GTGGTGGACACTGGCTTGTGGCTTACAGGaaggcagaggagcagagttaCAGTCACGTGCACAGACGGATTAAAGAGACTCATAAAGAACATGAGAACATTGCAGTGACTGATGCTCCTCACGGTCACACGTTAAATGGACCGTTCCTC CTGCGGTTACATTGTGTGGAGAAACCATCTGAGCTGTGCACCGTTCACATCAGTGAACAGGAGCTGGATTCT GTGAAGCCTGAAGATCTCAAGATGTTCGATAGCGTAGCTTATATCGATGCCTCTGTCAACCTCCTGTCTTTAG GGTCTTTCAGCAGTTTCGTGTCTTTACGAGAACTCAATCTGTCGGTAAACGGGATTCACAACATGACGTTTGATGCCTCTGACTTCCCTCATCTCCAG GTTTTGGATTTATCCTACAACAGTCTGTCAGCTGACGATGTTGTTTCCATCGGTCGTCTTCCTCGTCTAAAAGTGCTTCATCTGACTGGAAATCAgcttcatcatcttcctcctgaTCTGGGATCCACTCAGCT AAAATTCACAAAAATTCAAGATGCATTTGAAACAGTTTTCAAATTAACCAGAAGGTGGCGTACACATGTTCCAGATTCTCACTCCTGA
- the LOC117774917 gene encoding voltage-gated potassium channel subunit beta-3 isoform X1, with translation MQVSFACTEHNLKSRSEDRLCGLRTAPPPGGSSGGVGGGGGGGGGGGGGGGGGGGGGGGGGQGSNGNYTSQGSVKTRDGSGSRQTPQGHAHMKEAIGRHTSMKYRNLGKSGLRVSCLGLGTWVTFGSQISDEMAENLMNIAYENGVNLFDTAEVYASGRAEITLGNIIKKKGWRRSSFVITTKIYWGGQAETERGLSRKHIIEGLRGSLSRLQLDYVDIVFANRNDVNSPMEEIVRAMTFVINQGMAMYWGTSRWSAMEIMEAYSVARQFNLIPPVCEQAEYHYFQRDKVEVQLPELYHKIGVGAMTWSPLACGLITGKYSDGVPECSRAAMKGYQWLKERVNSEEGRRQLAKIKELHLLADRLGCTAAQLAIAWCLRSEGVSSVLLGVSNTEQLLENLGALRILSQMTPQTITEIDALLGNKPHSKKESRA, from the exons ATGCAGGTGTCCTTCGCTTGCACCGAGCACAACCTCAAGAGTCGCAGTGAGGACCGACTTTGTGGCCTTCGCACCGCTCCACCTCCTGGGGGAAGCAGTGGAGGAGTAGGGGGCggtggcggtggaggaggaggcggtggtggcggcggaggaggtggtggtggaggaggtggaggtggtggacaAGGGAGCAATGGTAACTACACCTCCCAGGGCTCGGTCAAGACCAGGGATGGGTCCGGGTCCCGTCAGACGCCGCAGGGCCATGCCCACATGAAGGAGGCCATCGGGCGCCACACCAGCATGAAGTATAG gAATCTTGGGAAGTCAGGCCTACGCGTTTCCTGCCTCGGGTTAG GCACCTGGGTGACATTTGGATCACAGATCTCTGATGAG ATGGCCGAGAACCTGATGAACATAGCTTATGAGAACGGAGTGAACCTGTTTGACACGGCGGAGGTATACGCCTCTGGAAG AGCGGAAATCACTCTGGGGAACATCATCAAGAAGAAAGGATGGAG GCGTTCAAGTTTTGTCATCACAACAAAAATCTATTGGGGAGGCCA agctgagacagagagaggactCTCCAGAAAGCACATTATTGAAG GTTTAAGAGGATCCTTATCAAGACTCCAGCTCGATTATGTGGACATTGTTTTTGCCAACAGAAATGATGTCAACAGTCCGATGGAAG AGATTGTACGGGCCATGACCTTTGTAATAAACCAGGGTATGGCCATGTACTGGGGAACCTCACGCTGGAGTGCCATGGAAATCATG GAGGCGTACTCAGTGGCACGCCAGTTCAACCTGATACCACCTGTGTGTGAGCAGGCTGAGTACCACTATTTCCAGAGGGATAAAGTCGAGGTGCAGCTCCCCGAGCTCTACCACAAGATCG GAGTGGGGGCTATGACCTGGTCTCCACTTGCTTGTGGATTAATCACAGGGAAGTACAGCGACGGCGTACCAGAGTGCTCCAGAGCGGCAATGAAG GGATACCAGTGGCTGAAGGAGCGAGTGAACAGCGAGGAGGGCCGCAGACAGCTCGCAAAAATCAAGGAGCTCCATCTACTGGCCGACAGACTGGGCTGCACTGCGGCACAGTTAGCCATAG cctggTGTCTGCGTAGTGAGGGAGTCAGCTCTGTACTTCTGGGAGTTTCCAATACAGAACAGCTACTTGAGAACCTGGGTGCCCTCCGG ATTTTATCCCAAATGACCCCACAAACCATTACCGAGATTGATGCCCTGCTGGGAAACAAGCCACACTCCAAGAAAGAGTCGCGTGCCTGA